CTTGCTGTCGAGGTTGAAACCGATAGTGATATTGCTTGTCATTTGCTCCACGCCGAGCAGTTGCACTACGGTAAAGAGCTTTTCAGAAGGAATATGGTCAATCACTGTCCCGTTTTTCAGGGCGGCTACTTGCAATGCTTGTTTATTTTCGCTCATAATAAAATATCGTTTTTAACGTCCTCTAATGTGATACCTAATACGTCGCAAAGAATGGCTTCACGGGCATACAGACCATTTTGTGCCTGTTGGAAATAATATGCCTTCGGGTTATCGTCCACATCGTATGCAATCTCGTTGACACGGGGTAGCGGATGCAGAATGCGCAGGTTCGGGCGAGTATTTTCCAACATCTTGTTGCGCAGGATATAAACGTTTTTCACCCGTTCATATTCCATTAGGTCGGTGAAGCGTTCACGTTGCACACGGGTCATATACAGGATATCTGCATCTGCAATGATTTCTTCGCTGAAATCCGTGTGTTCCACATATTTTATCTGGTGCGTTTTACAATAGAGTTTGTATTCTTCCGGCATTTTCAGTTCATCGGGAGCGATGAAGTGGAAAGTGGGGTTGAAGTGACGCATTGCCATTAACAGGGAGTGCACGGTACGCCCGTATTTCAAGTCACCTACCAGGAAAATATTCAGGTTTTCCAGCGTGCCTTGCGTTTTGTAGATAGAGTATAGATCGAGCATTGTCTGTGACGGATGTTGGTTCGCTCCGTCTCCGGCATTGACAATGGGCACAGGAGCGACTTCACTTGCATAGCGGGCAGCTCCTTCCAGATAGTGACGCATGACGATAATATCTGCATAATTGCTCACCATCATAATCGTGTCTTTTAGTGTTTCCCCCTTTGACGAGCTGGTAGCTTTGGGGTCGGAGAATCCGATCACACGTGCTCCTAGACGATTGGCGGCTGTTTCAAAACTCAGGCGGGTGCGGGTAGAAGGTTCGAAGAACAGGGTTGCTACTACCTTTCCTTG
The nucleotide sequence above comes from Bacteroides caccae. Encoded proteins:
- the pyrB gene encoding aspartate carbamoyltransferase, whose amino-acid sequence is MENRSLVTIAEHSKEKILYMLEMAKQFEMNPNRRLLQGKVVATLFFEPSTRTRLSFETAANRLGARVIGFSDPKATSSSKGETLKDTIMMVSNYADIIVMRHYLEGAARYASEVAPVPIVNAGDGANQHPSQTMLDLYSIYKTQGTLENLNIFLVGDLKYGRTVHSLLMAMRHFNPTFHFIAPDELKMPEEYKLYCKTHQIKYVEHTDFSEEIIADADILYMTRVQRERFTDLMEYERVKNVYILRNKMLENTRPNLRILHPLPRVNEIAYDVDDNPKAYYFQQAQNGLYAREAILCDVLGITLEDVKNDILL